In Ruminococcaceae bacterium BL-6, a genomic segment contains:
- a CDS encoding protein of unknown function (Evidence 5 : Unknown function) yields MVPVFLPYDPFFVILSFLFFYGKLKLVFFWERKRKIFLEVIFTLKRRDPKSGMNSAPDVYGADVERNDTDKTTIPITYPSKRYRKTKAAMPSDDDVEEAKDWVDHNIK; encoded by the coding sequence ATGGTTCCTGTTTTCCTTCCTTATGATCCCTTTTTTGTTATTTTATCATTTTTATTTTTTTATGGCAAATTAAAACTCGTATTTTTTTGGGAAAGGAAGCGAAAAATATTTTTGGAGGTGATTTTCACATTGAAAAGAAGAGATCCCAAAAGCGGCATGAACAGCGCCCCCGATGTTTACGGAGCGGACGTAGAGCGCAACGACACGGACAAGACGACCATACCCATTACCTATCCCAGCAAAAGATACCGCAAAACCAAGGCCGCTATGCCCTCTGACGACGATGTCGAGGAAGCAAAGGACTGGGTGGACCACAACATCAAATAA